Genomic segment of Colletotrichum destructivum chromosome 5, complete sequence:
TTTTTAGACAATGCGAAGAAaatcccccctcctcctttttcttcccccgGAGACCTAACCCTATGTATCGTATGGTTGTTTATAGATTGTAGTTGAAGAGATTGTATAAAGAAGTCGGTCGTTGTCCCCTCGTTCTAAGTGTACTCTCGCTCATCGCCTCTTACTCTTTCTCCTCGTgcttgtcctcgtcctcctccagACCAACTTTGTTATCAGCAGACAGGCATAGTAAGCCCATCACTCTCTGGTTGAACACCGCCAACAAAATCTCCACGACTCGTTCCGCAACCTTTCATCCTACCAtcctactcctcctccctcccctccccaaggaaaggaaaaaacTCACCAGGATGCGCGCTTCCACAGCCCTCGCGGCAACCGTCGCCATgtccgccaacgccgccgccgccaccgagatCGCCGCCCACCCGTGGCTCGCCCccgacgcctcggccgtccgcTCGCCCTGCCCGATGCTCAACTCCCTCGCCAACCACGGCTACCTCGCACGCGACGGCCGGGCCATCAGCATGGCGGACCTCATCTCGGGCCTGGGCTCGGCGCTGCACTTCAACGAGAGCCTCGTGCGCACGCTCGGCACCCCCGCGTTCgccacgtcgacgacgggcgacCCGACCAccttcaacctcgacgacatcgccaaGCACAACGTCATCGAGCACGACGGCAGCCTGTCGCGCGCCGACTTCGCCGTCACCGGCGACGCAAAGACTTTCAACCAGACCGTCTGGGCCGAGACCAGGGGctacctcgaggccggcgccgcggcgacggTCGACACCAAGaccatggcgacggcgcgcagCAAGCGCATCGC
This window contains:
- a CDS encoding Putative chloroperoxidase translates to MRASTALAATVAMSANAAAATEIAAHPWLAPDASAVRSPCPMLNSLANHGYLARDGRAISMADLISGLGSALHFNESLVRTLGTPAFATSTTGDPTTFNLDDIAKHNVIEHDGSLSRADFAVTGDAKTFNQTVWAETRGYLEAGAAATVDTKTMATARSKRIATAQATNPSFGLTSSQVTVSLGESAVILGTIGQSFSEPAAPLEWLRVVFEQERLPFAEGWTTSETEITTAQVLGLSQRIATSASS